The DNA sequence CGCACCAGCAATGGTAAGCATATTCCGCAGTACACTTGCGGAGCGTACAGCAAAACCTCCGTTGGTACGCGCTGCCCCACCCAGCACCGCATTAACGCCTAGGTTGTGACAACCCTCATTTCCGATACGCTCCGCGCTATCGCGGACTACTCCAAAAATGACCAGCCCGAGTTTATTAAGGCTATGCAGAAAACGCAAGGCCAACGGAGCACAAAAACGATATGAGGACCAAAATCAAGGCGGTGAAAAAGGCCGTTCTACGCGCCGAGGATACGGCAAAAGGGGAATTTATCCCTGTTGGTAGCCTGCCTTAGGGAACCACAAATAGCCGCAAATCACCCCCCATGCCGCCACCCTGCACGTTCTTTGTAATTAAAATGCTTCAAAGTAAATGTAAATTTTATACTCCCCCATTGACATAGATGTTTATTTGCGATATACTAAACGCGTATTAAACGTGTTTAGTATGGAGGGAGCTTTTTGTGGAAAACGAGAGCGTAAAAGAACAGCTTATTCAAGCAACTGTCAAGTTGCTGCTTGAAACAAATGATGCAAGCAAAATAACGGCACGGCAAATTGCATCAGAGTCCAAAGCAAATTTAGGAATGATAAACTATTACTTCACCTCTAAAGATGCACTTGTGCATACCGCAGTCAATCGTCTGATAGAAGAAAGAGGAATTCAGTTAAAGGAGATTATGAACGGCGATACCCCATCCAAGCAAAAACTAATTGATTTCTTAATAAAATTGTCTGATATAACCATTGAGTATTCACAATTTACCAAGGCAACGATTCCTTATACTTTGTTGAAACGTGAGATTGAGGAACCATACTATATTCTTCCGATGATTAAGGATTGCTTTGGTGACAGGAAATCAGAAACAGAGTGCAGAATTATTGCTTATCAACTAACGTCATTTTCTCAAGTGGTTTTTTATCGGTCAACTGATTTTAAGAAATATACCGGCATCGACATTATGGATAAAGTACAAAGAGATGCTTTGTTTCATTCACTTATCAACATTTTCGGTCTTTAAGGAGAACTAATTATTATGAAAAGTATGGGTATTATTTCAATTCTTTTGATTGCGTGTGCAATGCTATGTGGACTTTGGATGAAATTCGGTCCTGGCGAAAAAGACGCAAGTTTTCATGGGTTACTTTCGATTGGAACACTTGTGTTTTGCCTTGTAACAATCATTCTTTTTATGTTTAAAAGATAGGAATCAATCTGGAGGTGTGCCATGAACGTAGATGATATGTCAGTTATCCAAGAGCCAGACGCACAGACACAGAGCCGATAACCAATGAGAATGATACTCGTGGTTGTCGGCTCTTTTTCGTAGAAGGATTGCCATGTTTTCAATGCTTTCAAAAACTGTCCAATTGAAAAAGGACTATATTATCACAATTTGCCTGTAATGCGGTAACTTTTTGTTACGGCCAAATACAAAAATACAGCTATGCCCGATTGAGATTTAATGAATTTCAGTCGGGCATAGCTACATATATAGACCCTCGTTGCCGTTCCCCCATTCAGACCCAAAAATCCGAATGGAGGAACGGTTATGGAGATAACCATAAAAATTGACGGATAAGTTCTGTCCGTAGAAGTATCCGTTAAGGTCTATGAATATCTTGACCAAGCCAAGCACAAACAGCGCCGCCATTGGGACGGACGCGAGTTTGACGAATACATTGCCGCCTATGAGTGCAGCCAGAGCTACTACGAAACACCGGAGGATTGGTTCTATCGGAAAGAAGCCATGCATGGAAATTCAATGCCAACGTTTTCCACTTTTTACTCTGGACGGACTAAGCTATTCTGATATTGGGAAGCGGTACGAAAGAAGTGTAAAGATTTTTTTTGAAAACACGGCTCCACAGAACATAAGTTTTAGGGCTAACCAAGTGAAGGACATTTGCCCTATCACATAAACAAACGAGGCAGACAGTTTTAAGCTGTCTGGAGGTTTGCCGTATGCCCACCATCAATCCGCGCAAGCATTATCCGTTTCTCAATGAGGACTGTTTCGTTGAGGTCAGCGACGAAGTTACCGAAGCCTTTCTTTTAAGCTACTCGTCAGGAAAACGATTACCACCAAAGGACATATCGGCACAAAGCCTACTATTCTCTGGACCACAGCGACGGTATATGGTAATTTTTCGCTGGGCAAGTTGAATATATCATGTAAAGGAGCATATTCCTTTCCACAAATCTGCCGTTTAATAAAACGACATCATTCATAGACGTGGAATTACGGCTGAAGAGCGGAAAGGCTATTAGTAGAGCTGGAACATATAAAATTATGCAAAAAACATGCTTAGCTTACTATTGATTTCTTTGAGCGATAATACTATAATTATGTTAATCTTCCATAATTAAATAGGCATTTTCCCTAAAATCAAGCCAAAAATTATTTAATTTAAATCGGGTGTACTCCTGAAAATGTGGCACACTGATAAATGCCGCAAATCTGGATTACCATAATAGATCCTTTTAAAGGAGGTCAAATTTATGAATAGTCCCGAAAAAAGCAAAAAGTATCTGCTTGGCACGGACGAGTCACAGCAATGGATGAAAAAGTATTTTTTCAATCCAAGAGGTATCGGCTTCCTTGAACCCGGTTTGGATGCATTGGACAGTGCAGCGCTAAGTGCCTACAACATTGCCAAATCGTCCTATCAGATTCATCCTGAGGTTTTCAACATGGAATACCTATCTAAAACCCTTTCAATTAGTAAGGACGAAATCATCAAACGGATGAAGCGAATGTATCAGGATCGCCTGATTATGTTCGTGATGAATCCGGCTGTTCAGGTCAGCGGTTGGGGCTTGTATTATTGGATCGTAAAGCTGCACGATGGCACTTCTCCGGAAACAAAAGAAAAATTGGCCAACTGGTTTCAGAATAAAGATGATATCTGCACAGGGTATCAGACAAAAGGCGACTTTGATTTCTTCAACGGCAATCATATGAGGGTATTGGACAATCTGCTTTCCGATGTTATTGAGCCGTGGAGGCATAATCCCGAAGTCGAGTACGTGCATCTTTGTCCGGTCAGAAGAGACTTGAGAGAAAGTCATATCAACATGTGGGATGCACCGGATGACGATTACCGTGAGTGCGTATTCGGAGACGGGCAGCTCGAAAAGTTAGCGAAAATCCAGAATAAAATGGATCTTACCGATCTCAAAATAGTGGCGGCGTTGAATGCCAAGAGACCAATGGAGCAGGTCTATGATTTCAATGTACTGTCGGAGATTTCCGGGCTTGATCCTAAAGATATGCTCACCGGCATCAAATCGATTGTCGAGGACAAACGTACTGTTCTTCCTCTGTTCTATCTGGATTATGCCAACCTCGGGCTTACAAATCATATGTTTGTAATTCGTACGTTCCAGAATCTCCCGTGCGTCCGCAAGGCCGAAATAGCGGACGAACTGTCGAAGATTAAGGAATTCAATACGGTGCTTGAATTTACGGATTCGTTCTATGATATATCCGTTTGGGCCTATAACGAGATATCCGATATCAAGGCACTCCGAGAAAAGCTGTATTCTTACAGCGAGATTGAAACCGTATTGGAAGCCGACAGCGACAGGCAATTCAGAAGATGGGTCTGCAGGCTGGATAATAAAGACGACCTTTGGGAAGAGTGCGTTTTCACCGATGATTTTCTTGAAGACAGGACAGTTAAAAATAATAATTGTGCCTGCCGCTTTCTAAGCAAAGAGGAGGAAAAGTAAATGAAAATCGAGAATGCGCGCAAATATGTTGTTGACAACTTGAAATATGCGTTGAACCCTTCCTCTATTGCGGTTGTCGGTGCCTCAAGGCATACAGGCAAGGTCGGTTATAAAGTGATTGAAGGCCTTCAGAAATGGGGATACAAAGGAAAAATCTTTCCCGTCAATCCCAGGGCCAACTACATAGCGGGATTGAAGGCGTATCCGACCGTTTCCGACATTCCCGAGCCGGTGGACTTGGTATTTGTCGCAGTGCCGGCGCATCTTGTCAAAATGATCCTTGAGCAAACAGTTGCTAAAAAAGCGAAAATGGTAGTTATTGCTACCAGTGCATTCAAGGAAATTGGAAGAGGTGATATGCAGAATAACCTCACCGAATACTGCCGCACTAATAAGCTTCCGATGATAGGTCCTAATCTCGTCGGCATGGGGAGTCCGTATCTGCACTTTAACTGCGGCTTTATTCCTTATCTTCCGGTGAAGGGCCCGGTGGCAATGATTTCACAGTCGGGAGCCAACCTGCTGGCGGCGTTGGGTACATCCCAGATGCTTCATTACGGAATGAGCTTTTTCGTAGGCCTTGGGAACAAAGCGGATGTCGATTTCTCCGAATTTATCATGTATGCCAAGGATGACAAGCAGACAAAATGCCTGGCAACATATATTGAAGGGCTTGATTCCCCTGAGGCTTACATCAAGGCCTGCAACGAGGTCGTACCATACAAACCTGTCGTCGCGATAAAAGTCGGTGGATCAAAGATTGGTGTCAAGGCTGCGTTTGCTCATACGGCATCTGAAAATGAGGGTACAAATGACGAATACTATGATAAAATCTTTGAAAAGGCAGGTGCCATTCGGGCGACAACATGGCAGGAATATCTTGATATTTCGCTGGCTCTCGGATTACAACCTGCGCTAACAAGCGATAACGTCGTGATGATTACAAACGGAGGCGGTTCCGGCCTGCTTTCCTGCGACCACTTTGAAAGATGCGGCATGCCGATGCGGGAGCTGAAGGACATCTCACCCATGCTTGTGGACCGTATCCGGGCTTATATGCCGATGTTTGGCTCACCGCTCAACCCTGTCGATATCTCAGGAACCGCTTCTCCAAAGCAGTATAAGGGCGCTATCACGCAGGCAATTTGCGACCCGAATGTCAGTTGCGTATACGGCTCCATCTGCCCTACCGCTGTAACGGACGTCGACGCCGTGACGGATATTTATATCGATATTTACAAACAGTATAAGCATTTGGGCAAGCCACTTATCATGGAGTGTCAGGGCGGCGAAGAATGCAGCAAATCTATTATAAAACTGAGAGATAACGGAATTCCTGCTTATCCAACTGCTGAGCAGGCGGTTAATGCAATCGTAGCGCTTCGGAAATATGCAAAGATCAAGGAACGCTTTGCAAAATAGCGGTTTAGTGCTATGGGCAAACTGAACATTTCGGAGATAAGCTTGATTGTTCATTATGCCTATACCCTGTTGCTGCTGAGTTTTTAACTGTCTATAGGTTTGGCTAGGTCTACAAATAAAAATACACAAATACAAAGCTCTGTAACGGCAATGCTTTTATGCCGTTGCAGGGCTTTATATTTTGATAAAAAAGTCCTTGACAATTCGTCTCTGGCAAGACAGTAAAGCGGCGCAAGAATAGCCCCGTTCGACATTCAGGAGTTGCGTGACCTGGCGGCTTATAACGAGTCGGATCTGGACACGCTGGGCGACCGCAAGACCACCCTGTTCATCATTATCTGAGATAACGATGACACCTTTAATTTTTTAGTTTTGATGGCCTATACACAGCTTTTCAACCTGTTATGCGAAAAGGTGGACGGCGTGTACGGCGGGCGCTTGCCCGTCCATGTCCAGTGCCTGCTCGACGAATTTGCCAACATTGGGCAGATCCCCAAGTTTGAAAATCTGACTGCCACCATCCGCAATCGTGAAATCTCGTCCTGCCTTGTTTTGCAGGCGCAGAGCCAGCTCAAGGCCCTGTACAAAGACAACGCCGACACGATCATTGGAAACTGCGACAGTACCATCTTCCTCAGCGGTACGTGCATTCTCCAGCTTCGCGGCGTCCGGCTCTTCCTTTCGGACAAGTACGACATCACAAAGCATCCGAACTACAAGTACCTGTCCGACTATGATCCCCACAATGCTTTTCCTATCGAAAAGTTTCTGTCCACCCAATTAAAAACCGAAACCGGACGATGTGTTCAACACGTATTCCGTTGACCTCTCCGGGCACCTGAAAGCCGCAGAATAGCGGCTTTTTCATATATGCAACTTAAAAAAAGAGGTAATATAATGGGCAAGTTCTATAGGGAAACAAGTAATAGTCTAAAGACAGACAGTCAACAGAGTGGTAATGGTCAGGAAACGAGGCTAAAAGGACTTGACATCCGCACTACAATAAGCTATCCTACTATGCAGTGCAATGTAGTTGAAAGCAGGTGGTAAAGTGTTTGACAAATCACAGCTTATGCGGGGAACATTGGAGGGCTGTATCTTAAAGATTACCAGCCTCAAAGCGACATACGGATATGAGATAATGGAGAATTTACGTTCTTTTGGTTTTGATGAAATAAAGGAAGGTACAATATATCCTTTACTCATCCGATTGGAAAACAAAAGCTATATTACATCTGAATTTCGGTCATCTCCGCTGGGGCCAAACAGAAAATATTATTCCATTACATCGGAAGGCGTTCATTATTTGCATGACTTTGAAAAATATTGGGGTCGCGTTTCTATATCAGTCAATAAAATATTGAATTGGGAGGCAATGTAATATGAATCTGGAAAAAGAGCTTAGAAAAGAAAATAACAAAAAAGATAAGCTACTGACGAAGGAGAACGACAGATTATTAACAGATATTATTGTTTATCTCCATTCGGGAAATCTATGCGAATACGACATTGAAATCATTCGCAAAGAGCTACTTGGAATGGCCTTGGAGGCACAGGTGCGAAATGACGATTTAAGAAATGTTGTCGGGGAGAATTACAAAACATTTTGTGATGAACTCATGAAAAGTGGACGGCAAAAAACAAAATACGAAAAAGCGTTAGAATGGTCATATATTTTAGTTTCCGGTATTGGTATCCTGTTCCTGTATGAATTTATTTCTGCTGGAATACTGGTAGGAATAAAAACAGGATGGAACAATCTTACTTTGGAAATGCCTGTATCATGGGGCTTTGCATTATCTACCGCCTGCTGCGTGCCTGCCGCGTTCATGATTTTCTACTTTATCAGCAGAAACTCGTTTGATATGAACTTATGGAAATATAAGATTCTATTTGGCTGCCTTGTGGGGTTCTCCTTTGCCGCTATCCTGCTCATCAGAATTTTTATGGGTAAAATGCTTTTATGCACAGTCAATGTTATTTATCCGTTAATACTAATCGCCGCCCTATATGTTCTAGTCAAAATTCTGGAAACAAGGCATACCAACTATCTGGCACAAACGCATAAATAATGCAGTTGAAAGGAAAATTCCACTTTCCGCGGACAGTCAGGGACAAACAGAGGAAATCGGTGAAGGCTTTCCGGATATAACTATTCTTCCGGCTCTTGCGGAAGCTCTAAAATGCCAAGTTCAAAAAACAAATTAAGCAGTAAGAGACGAAAATCACTCAGGACATGGCAAATATAAGAGTATGTCTTGTCAAACAAAAAGCACAGGTTTGGTGGGATACTTTC is a window from the Caproicibacterium lactatifermentans genome containing:
- a CDS encoding TetR/AcrR family transcriptional regulator; the protein is MENESVKEQLIQATVKLLLETNDASKITARQIASESKANLGMINYYFTSKDALVHTAVNRLIEERGIQLKEIMNGDTPSKQKLIDFLIKLSDITIEYSQFTKATIPYTLLKREIEEPYYILPMIKDCFGDRKSETECRIIAYQLTSFSQVVFYRSTDFKKYTGIDIMDKVQRDALFHSLINIFGL
- a CDS encoding AsnC family transcriptional regulator, which translates into the protein MNSPEKSKKYLLGTDESQQWMKKYFFNPRGIGFLEPGLDALDSAALSAYNIAKSSYQIHPEVFNMEYLSKTLSISKDEIIKRMKRMYQDRLIMFVMNPAVQVSGWGLYYWIVKLHDGTSPETKEKLANWFQNKDDICTGYQTKGDFDFFNGNHMRVLDNLLSDVIEPWRHNPEVEYVHLCPVRRDLRESHINMWDAPDDDYRECVFGDGQLEKLAKIQNKMDLTDLKIVAALNAKRPMEQVYDFNVLSEISGLDPKDMLTGIKSIVEDKRTVLPLFYLDYANLGLTNHMFVIRTFQNLPCVRKAEIADELSKIKEFNTVLEFTDSFYDISVWAYNEISDIKALREKLYSYSEIETVLEADSDRQFRRWVCRLDNKDDLWEECVFTDDFLEDRTVKNNNCACRFLSKEEEK
- a CDS encoding acetate--CoA ligase family protein, encoding MKIENARKYVVDNLKYALNPSSIAVVGASRHTGKVGYKVIEGLQKWGYKGKIFPVNPRANYIAGLKAYPTVSDIPEPVDLVFVAVPAHLVKMILEQTVAKKAKMVVIATSAFKEIGRGDMQNNLTEYCRTNKLPMIGPNLVGMGSPYLHFNCGFIPYLPVKGPVAMISQSGANLLAALGTSQMLHYGMSFFVGLGNKADVDFSEFIMYAKDDKQTKCLATYIEGLDSPEAYIKACNEVVPYKPVVAIKVGGSKIGVKAAFAHTASENEGTNDEYYDKIFEKAGAIRATTWQEYLDISLALGLQPALTSDNVVMITNGGGSGLLSCDHFERCGMPMRELKDISPMLVDRIRAYMPMFGSPLNPVDISGTASPKQYKGAITQAICDPNVSCVYGSICPTAVTDVDAVTDIYIDIYKQYKHLGKPLIMECQGGEECSKSIIKLRDNGIPAYPTAEQAVNAIVALRKYAKIKERFAK
- a CDS encoding PadR family transcriptional regulator, giving the protein MFDKSQLMRGTLEGCILKITSLKATYGYEIMENLRSFGFDEIKEGTIYPLLIRLENKSYITSEFRSSPLGPNRKYYSITSEGVHYLHDFEKYWGRVSISVNKILNWEAM